The proteins below are encoded in one region of Bifidobacterium catenulatum DSM 16992 = JCM 1194 = LMG 11043:
- a CDS encoding hemolysin family protein, with protein MMQETMIAVIAVLAVVALLLVWLSLSMAATEGAVGRVTRASLNNLILEIQTDAELSQFIRDKKIKRIHKVQRLVTDRYATAGSCAFFRICCNVLDGVLVTVIAGMLDAPLWAELLAGFVFAIVVAVISLLVRPRSAGASKPVDIMLQHADTVSVAVLLTPFAKIGGQKGAKRRGNDLSDDEELEKIQIEQGRATIDRLVEANDFDPEVSEMLRNVLTLSETLTREVMVPRTDMICIERGETLENMLKLCSRSGFSRVPVIGDDVDDLVGVAYLKDAVRATAFNHAAMTREVESVVRDPMLVPESKPVDDLFHQMQRTRQHVAIVVDEYGGIAGMVTIEDAIEQIVGELEDEHDRTQHADPEQIGDKKWSMPARTPIADLEEIFEIDIDEDDVDTVYGLLTKLLGRVPIVGSSAVTRGLRMTAVDSAGRRKKVSTIVVEPAHVEGVDETETRNEEHADDAEEASDNDKDSKDKHD; from the coding sequence ATGATGCAGGAGACAATGATTGCGGTGATCGCGGTACTTGCCGTGGTAGCGTTGCTGCTGGTCTGGCTGTCTCTTTCGATGGCTGCCACCGAAGGCGCTGTGGGACGTGTGACCCGGGCGAGCCTGAACAACCTGATTCTTGAGATTCAGACGGATGCGGAACTTTCGCAGTTCATTCGCGACAAGAAGATCAAGCGCATCCATAAGGTCCAGCGGTTGGTGACCGACCGGTATGCCACTGCAGGATCGTGTGCGTTCTTCCGTATTTGCTGCAATGTGCTTGACGGTGTGCTTGTAACTGTGATCGCAGGCATGCTGGACGCCCCACTCTGGGCCGAATTACTTGCCGGATTTGTTTTTGCCATCGTCGTTGCGGTGATTTCGCTGCTGGTGCGTCCGCGTAGTGCTGGAGCATCCAAGCCCGTCGACATCATGCTGCAGCATGCGGATACCGTCTCCGTTGCGGTGCTGTTGACCCCATTCGCAAAAATCGGCGGGCAAAAGGGCGCGAAGCGCCGTGGCAACGATCTTTCCGACGACGAGGAACTCGAAAAAATCCAGATCGAGCAGGGGCGCGCGACCATCGACCGTCTGGTCGAAGCCAACGATTTCGACCCTGAAGTTTCCGAAATGCTGCGCAACGTGCTCACGCTTTCCGAAACACTGACCCGTGAGGTCATGGTGCCGCGCACCGACATGATCTGTATCGAGCGAGGCGAGACATTGGAAAACATGTTGAAGCTTTGCTCCCGTTCCGGGTTCTCGCGTGTGCCGGTCATTGGCGACGATGTGGACGATCTGGTCGGCGTGGCCTATCTGAAGGACGCCGTACGAGCGACGGCTTTTAACCATGCGGCGATGACGCGAGAAGTCGAATCGGTAGTCCGTGATCCGATGCTGGTTCCCGAATCCAAACCAGTTGACGACCTGTTCCATCAAATGCAACGCACACGCCAGCATGTCGCCATCGTCGTGGACGAATACGGCGGTATCGCAGGTATGGTAACCATTGAAGACGCCATAGAACAAATCGTGGGCGAGCTGGAAGACGAACATGATCGTACGCAACATGCTGATCCGGAACAGATCGGTGACAAAAAATGGAGCATGCCAGCCCGCACGCCGATTGCCGATCTGGAAGAGATTTTCGAAATCGACATTGACGAGGATGACGTCGACACAGTTTACGGATTGTTGACCAAATTATTGGGACGCGTGCCGATCGTCGGCTCTTCCGCGGTCACCCGAGGATTGCGTATGACCGCAGTCGATTCCGCGGGACGACGCAAGAAGGTGTCGACCATTGTGGTGGAACCGGCCCACGTCGAGGGCGTGGACGAAACTGAAACACGTAACGAAGAACATGCGGATGATGCCGAAGAGGCATCCGACAACGATAAGGATTCCAAAGACAAGCATGACTGA
- the ybeY gene encoding rRNA maturation RNase YbeY, which produces MSVEVTNETVWQIDGKVFSDLGIWVMDQMRVSTQSDLTIMFVDPDPIAQLHMRWMNLEGPTDVMSFPMDELRPGDGRTVMEGVLGDIVICPWVAAQQALAAGHSTMEEMMLLTIHGILHLLGYDHATPEQERQMFGLQRQLLLTFFALRQGSGAQAILPSGAPDALAEWDREHGTGRQIAK; this is translated from the coding sequence ATGAGCGTCGAAGTAACCAACGAAACCGTCTGGCAGATCGACGGCAAGGTGTTCTCCGATCTCGGCATATGGGTGATGGACCAGATGCGCGTCAGCACGCAATCCGACCTGACCATCATGTTTGTCGACCCCGATCCGATCGCCCAATTGCACATGCGCTGGATGAACCTTGAAGGACCGACTGACGTAATGAGCTTCCCCATGGACGAACTGCGCCCAGGAGACGGCAGAACCGTGATGGAAGGCGTGCTTGGGGATATCGTGATCTGCCCATGGGTGGCCGCCCAGCAGGCGCTTGCAGCCGGACACAGCACCATGGAGGAAATGATGCTTCTGACGATCCACGGCATTCTCCACCTGCTTGGATACGATCACGCGACACCGGAACAGGAGCGCCAGATGTTCGGCCTGCAGCGTCAACTGCTGCTAACCTTCTTTGCTCTCCGCCAAGGATCGGGAGCGCAGGCGATTCTTCCGTCAGGAGCGCCGGATGCGCTTGCCGAATGGGATCGGGAGCATGGTACCGGGCGGCAGATCGCCAAATAG
- the era gene encoding GTPase Era has translation MTDAATTETTSDHSDSTTPVPYRSGFVAVVGRPNVGKSTLINALIGTQIAIASSRPETTRKAIRGILTTDNAQIVLVDTPGIHRPRTLLGQRLNDVVDESLADVDAIAFLLPGDQEIGPGDRRILSRLRSDFAVKRDDGTFKWKVPLIAIVTKIDELSREGLINKLIEINEFADFTDIVPVSALKHDNLAEVKNVLIENMPEGPQMYPAEQITEERPEETIAELVRGAFLEELDDELPHSLAVVVDSIEYPEDNDSGAAYDGKAHVIVSIYVERDSQKPIIIGRGAEHLVRVKKKLRTPVNRIVGQKAKLDLHVKVAKGWQSDPKQLEKLGF, from the coding sequence ATGACTGACGCAGCAACGACTGAGACGACTTCCGACCATTCCGATTCCACTACGCCCGTTCCATATCGTTCCGGTTTCGTTGCCGTGGTAGGACGTCCGAACGTAGGCAAGTCGACGTTGATCAACGCGTTGATCGGCACGCAGATCGCCATCGCATCATCTCGCCCGGAAACCACACGTAAGGCCATTCGCGGCATTCTTACCACAGATAATGCGCAGATCGTTTTGGTTGATACGCCTGGTATCCATCGTCCGCGCACATTGCTGGGGCAGCGCCTGAATGATGTTGTGGACGAGTCTCTTGCCGACGTGGACGCCATCGCCTTCCTGCTGCCTGGTGACCAGGAGATCGGTCCCGGCGACAGGCGCATTTTGAGTCGTCTGCGCTCTGATTTCGCAGTGAAGCGCGATGATGGCACGTTCAAATGGAAAGTGCCGCTGATTGCCATCGTCACCAAAATCGACGAATTAAGCCGTGAAGGACTGATCAACAAGCTTATCGAAATCAACGAGTTCGCCGATTTCACCGATATCGTGCCGGTCAGCGCACTCAAGCATGACAATCTTGCCGAAGTCAAGAACGTGCTTATCGAAAACATGCCGGAAGGTCCGCAAATGTATCCGGCTGAACAGATCACCGAAGAACGTCCGGAAGAGACCATAGCGGAACTGGTTCGTGGCGCATTCTTGGAAGAATTGGATGACGAGCTGCCGCACTCGTTGGCCGTGGTCGTGGACTCCATTGAATATCCGGAAGACAACGATAGCGGAGCGGCTTACGATGGCAAAGCCCACGTCATTGTGTCGATTTATGTGGAGCGTGATTCCCAGAAACCGATTATCATCGGCAGGGGAGCGGAACATCTCGTGCGCGTCAAAAAGAAGCTGCGCACGCCGGTCAACCGCATCGTCGGTCAGAAAGCAAAACTCGACTTGCATGTCAAGGTCGCCAAAGGATGGCAGTCGGATCCGAAACAGCTTGAAAAGCTAGGCTTCTAA